The following are from one region of the Sulfurimicrobium lacus genome:
- a CDS encoding choice-of-anchor Q domain-containing protein produces MTKMSLIKAGLAASILLLASGVALADTVNLTAAPSQATLPDGQAVPMWGYSCGAVAASAGSATCAASNPNAAGNWSPVVITVPSTSSLTINLTNNLSFTAGAGTNTVPTSLVIVGQLGGGLGSAPTRMPSPVHAPQGTTWPGTLGTTNPGDPVFTPPAQADRVRSFATEVAAGATTALTWNNLRPGTYLIESGTQPSIQGAMGMYGVLVVTDPLVTVAVPQAYGQTFDKDVALLLSEIDPVQNTAVDTAVRTAGFSDALVWSGQTGKCGDPTVHTCYPPAVNYDPRYYLINGTSFDRSNSAASALSVPASATQGRVMLRFVNAGLRMHIPSVVGANMTLLAEDGNKLPGVPKVQSSVFLAAGKTYDVTIQPKQSAAGTYGAATYAVFDRALGLSTNNQRDGGMQTYISVAGGTPPASVAAVARADTYSLVAGNVLAVAEPAKGLIANDTGVYGVQLLTTPTGAGSILSLNADGTFTYTPGTGVTSDSFSYCANGTVSGTTCSSGTTATVTLAACTGACLGAAPTAVADNYTSNIASRLQISPPGVLANDTDPSGYPLKAVLAGAGDCSSVQLSPDGSFTATAAGASCTFTYTAVNSQNTASGAATATVSFGTASNLAVTVQDGKTGAVLTDYRWIIQEDRSIWIDPKIETTSSTTAVRNLAINFHTSNMPVVAQGCVGAISCESGQTLLGQPAVCDVGNGACRLGTAKTEVLPSLAHLDPLKRYYISVLPGDGANPVVDGSDGHTMGGAQIAAGQTAVNVFVQKTPLESAKIAVVVFEDDAPLNGEVDTGGGIDVLAPNEPGLGDFSLVLLDQAGTMGDSTGQITYDMFGMPVSNSLAGTIDPSTGLDACPISKKTDGLVGMIVTCPKYESDGTTLSPLAGHAIIANMYPGLYEVVATPGADRIARGEEWLQTNTLDGTKAIEAFIKAGEPAYFQEFGPGGYHVAVGFANPKIINDRKNVICAAAGNCTGNFYGMVTSTRMSRTPDQRVYSSGSYDAYSFAQCYVSLGAPDSDDFAFTKCNPDGTFSFTGIPLGNLRVTVFDQWNDLLVDGLSTPIKAVSTGPGSSAGTPLEIPVTQWRTNLYGRVFLDQNGDGVSQESEPGLPLAPYNIRYRDGSYAGFNNTDLSGYAGFNEVFPFLNWLVVDTDSARYKLSGVHVVYDTGGPVDGTTGGGSSTIANHMANTIESPTAHLPADLRVPGARYCASADCPLADPGFDPAAGNPGSSGRVDPPWASTQGWQGLLGQNSFIEFAMKPFAPGENGGIKGHVIYTSTRPFDDPALLLQLSWEPGIAKVKVNLYREDTGPDGTKTLKLVDTTMTSSWDDFAQGFRSDGKPNMNCPGQETNSPFYFTMQGGTQALNPTTALPYEGRFKCYDGWSMLNQVQPAPYNGMYKFPSVTARNPVTGKPTATNCTGCVANTFAAATDFDYNAPMLPQGKYVVEVIVPEGYELVKEEDKNILLGDAFIAPVTQQFAGFGNIFIMPDQAAMNAFYNPTNPIQSTTNNGAVARREGDTGSVEVFWPCVGDKRIVPDYNSLFPGAGQAAPFAGATRPLCDRKEIALGDQMTALAKFYLFNSTHVAAGFAGTITNDFASEFDPFSPQFGEKFAVPNVPVAFRDFSGKEISRVYADQWGNFNGMTFSSYTVNPPSPSGYVPQVMIACMNDPGPIPDSAHPGQTITDPMYNPAYSNFCYEWTFMPGQTSYLDTPVIPTMASAAGYNLPDCEYMDTTPAIKSVTGTASGGGAGPWVSTAGQSLTITALGDKSVLNNAYSGPMATAVPFNQKFITRHYGFGSTAGTVALVGSDGVSRPLTGVSWSDGTITGTVPTIPPAASTCAIQQRNAPATMRCAQLVITAANGKQSIDTVTVTIGGKAPTYVTPTSTSITTFGHIQPNPLQTAIDRAVPGDLIIVGPGTYKENLLMWKPVRLQGIGAESVIINADAHPAGKMDAWRRQLNCLFGLSLNGQPITTSNPYDPTGLGYTCPNSMRQHVDRIDFEAILGWDVLGNGNLAQMLQEPTLMGAYEGAGVTVLGKGVWMSPGTSVADQFGAATAGGFPADYRYLNANADCANPASGTAFWREYQSTNFLCNPSRIDGISVINSSQGGGAVFAHAWTHNLEVSNTRVHGNHGTLTGGITIGTGEFPDPFIVLAANDPDFVALPFPVPGNTPIGTQLGYGFNRNVHVHHNAVTANASTGDALYSGTPSAAGGVTFSPGADGYMFNNNWVCGNLSTGDSGGVSHSGFSNDGTMARNWILFNQTQSPTIPTNGGGIGVMGASPDRIIASGPNAGLECGALQDLDCAPGLPEGTGRNLLIDANLILGNSAESGTGGGLRLQMVNGQDVVAFPTRPNRVAVGPQAQRSPGWNDVTVSNNIIANNVAGWDGGGVSMQDAFRVKFINNTVINNDTTASAGVLFNTLGAPLASVPPPGCNPVSDPTQPQDPSCTNPVKTSTNQAAGVVTMQNTPNMTAALPANVVCPTGFGYSTLANGACRQVSLPLLDNNVLWHNRAFHVEVGALGTGQQAQQSVVTLVPALNQTATGACATQGTDVGAPGSGGPVNYWDIGVRGDTSPAGGNQLLGNGSTDARLVPRYSILSSGAYTGNNNLGGDPLVVSQYCNGARIPPENCTGVAAVDQPRCKGYNAPAGRSEFTGLPVVFALNQLTVAATVDEGNNWINLGYGPLSLINAAIAAAGTPQAPLANYSIGSGSPAINTATATGAPNHDFFGTPRPQRGGYDIGAVELR; encoded by the coding sequence ATGACCAAGATGAGCCTGATCAAGGCTGGACTCGCCGCCTCCATTCTCCTGCTAGCGAGCGGTGTTGCGCTTGCTGACACCGTCAATCTGACGGCGGCGCCCAGTCAAGCCACGCTGCCTGACGGGCAAGCGGTGCCGATGTGGGGCTACAGCTGCGGTGCGGTTGCTGCAAGCGCCGGGAGCGCTACCTGTGCAGCCTCGAATCCGAACGCGGCGGGGAATTGGTCACCGGTGGTGATCACAGTTCCCTCGACTAGCAGCCTGACGATCAATCTGACGAACAACCTGAGCTTTACCGCGGGTGCCGGGACCAATACGGTGCCGACCTCGCTGGTTATCGTCGGCCAGCTCGGTGGTGGCCTGGGAAGCGCACCGACGCGTATGCCCAGCCCGGTGCATGCACCGCAGGGAACAACGTGGCCTGGAACATTGGGGACAACCAATCCGGGTGACCCGGTATTTACACCCCCGGCCCAGGCAGACCGTGTGCGCTCGTTCGCGACTGAAGTCGCGGCAGGAGCGACGACTGCGCTGACCTGGAACAATCTTCGCCCCGGCACCTACCTGATCGAGTCAGGCACGCAGCCGTCGATCCAGGGGGCGATGGGCATGTACGGCGTGCTGGTGGTCACCGATCCCTTGGTGACAGTGGCAGTACCCCAGGCGTATGGACAGACCTTCGATAAGGATGTCGCGCTGCTATTGAGCGAAATCGATCCGGTGCAAAACACCGCGGTCGATACGGCTGTGCGAACCGCCGGCTTCAGCGACGCGCTGGTGTGGAGCGGCCAAACCGGTAAATGCGGCGACCCGACAGTGCACACCTGCTACCCGCCCGCGGTCAACTATGACCCGCGCTATTACCTGATCAACGGTACGTCGTTCGACCGCAGCAATTCGGCTGCATCGGCGCTCTCGGTACCAGCGTCCGCTACTCAGGGGCGCGTCATGCTGCGCTTTGTCAATGCGGGCCTGCGCATGCACATTCCTTCGGTCGTCGGCGCGAACATGACGCTGCTGGCCGAGGACGGCAACAAGCTGCCGGGCGTTCCCAAGGTACAGAGTTCGGTGTTCCTCGCCGCAGGCAAGACTTACGACGTGACGATTCAGCCGAAGCAGAGCGCAGCCGGAACCTATGGCGCGGCCACCTACGCGGTGTTCGACCGTGCGCTCGGCTTGTCGACCAACAACCAGCGCGACGGCGGTATGCAGACTTACATCAGTGTAGCTGGAGGTACTCCGCCAGCATCAGTGGCAGCCGTCGCTCGTGCCGATACTTACTCGCTCGTCGCCGGTAACGTCCTTGCTGTCGCCGAACCGGCCAAGGGGCTGATCGCCAACGATACCGGCGTGTACGGCGTGCAACTGCTGACCACACCGACAGGCGCTGGCAGCATACTCAGCCTCAATGCTGACGGCACTTTCACCTATACGCCCGGCACAGGGGTGACTTCAGACTCCTTCAGCTATTGCGCCAACGGGACAGTCAGCGGGACGACCTGTTCATCAGGTACGACCGCAACTGTCACCTTGGCCGCTTGTACCGGCGCATGCCTCGGTGCCGCACCAACGGCGGTCGCTGACAACTACACCAGCAACATCGCCTCGCGCCTGCAGATCAGTCCGCCAGGTGTGCTGGCTAACGATACGGACCCTTCCGGTTACCCCCTGAAGGCGGTGCTGGCTGGCGCCGGTGACTGCAGCAGCGTGCAACTCAGCCCGGACGGTTCGTTTACCGCCACGGCGGCAGGCGCGTCATGCACATTCACCTATACCGCGGTGAACTCGCAAAACACGGCCAGCGGAGCGGCCACGGCAACAGTGAGTTTCGGCACTGCCAGCAACCTTGCCGTCACGGTCCAGGATGGCAAGACCGGAGCGGTGCTCACCGACTACCGCTGGATCATCCAGGAAGACCGCAGCATCTGGATCGATCCCAAGATCGAAACTACTAGCAGCACCACTGCAGTTCGTAATCTCGCCATCAACTTCCACACCAGCAACATGCCGGTGGTGGCGCAGGGCTGTGTTGGCGCGATTTCGTGCGAATCGGGACAGACGTTGCTCGGGCAACCCGCTGTGTGCGACGTCGGCAACGGTGCGTGCCGGCTGGGAACGGCGAAGACAGAAGTCTTGCCAAGCCTCGCCCATCTCGACCCCTTGAAGCGCTATTACATCTCAGTCCTGCCGGGCGACGGCGCCAACCCGGTCGTTGACGGGAGCGACGGTCACACCATGGGCGGCGCGCAGATCGCTGCGGGACAGACTGCCGTCAATGTGTTCGTGCAGAAAACGCCGCTCGAATCCGCGAAGATCGCAGTGGTCGTATTCGAGGACGATGCGCCGCTCAACGGCGAGGTCGATACCGGCGGGGGGATCGACGTGTTGGCGCCCAACGAGCCCGGCCTGGGTGATTTCAGCCTCGTGCTGCTCGACCAGGCAGGCACCATGGGCGACTCGACCGGACAGATCACCTACGACATGTTCGGCATGCCGGTGTCCAACTCACTGGCTGGGACAATTGACCCAAGCACCGGTCTCGATGCCTGCCCGATTTCGAAGAAGACCGACGGGCTGGTGGGGATGATTGTGACTTGTCCGAAATACGAGTCGGACGGCACGACCCTGTCGCCGCTTGCCGGGCACGCCATCATCGCCAATATGTACCCCGGCCTGTATGAAGTCGTGGCGACGCCGGGGGCAGACCGGATTGCGCGCGGCGAAGAATGGCTGCAGACCAACACGCTCGACGGCACCAAGGCCATCGAGGCGTTCATCAAGGCCGGCGAGCCTGCCTACTTCCAGGAGTTCGGGCCTGGCGGCTACCACGTCGCCGTCGGCTTCGCCAACCCGAAGATCATCAATGACCGCAAGAATGTCATCTGTGCGGCAGCAGGAAACTGCACCGGCAACTTCTACGGGATGGTGACCAGCACGCGCATGAGCCGCACGCCGGATCAACGCGTCTACAGCAGCGGCAGCTATGACGCCTACAGCTTCGCACAATGCTACGTGAGCCTGGGCGCGCCGGACAGCGACGACTTCGCGTTCACCAAATGCAACCCGGATGGGACCTTCTCGTTCACCGGCATTCCCCTCGGCAACCTGAGAGTCACGGTCTTCGACCAATGGAACGACCTGCTCGTCGACGGCCTGTCCACGCCGATCAAGGCAGTGAGCACGGGGCCTGGAAGCAGCGCGGGCACGCCTCTTGAGATTCCCGTGACGCAATGGCGCACCAACCTGTATGGCCGCGTATTCCTCGACCAGAACGGCGACGGCGTGTCGCAGGAATCCGAGCCCGGTCTGCCGCTGGCTCCGTACAACATCCGCTACCGCGACGGCAGCTATGCCGGTTTCAACAATACCGATTTGTCTGGCTATGCGGGGTTCAACGAAGTCTTCCCGTTCCTGAACTGGCTGGTGGTCGATACCGATAGCGCGCGCTACAAACTGTCAGGCGTGCACGTCGTTTATGACACCGGCGGCCCGGTCGACGGCACCACTGGTGGCGGCAGCTCGACTATCGCGAACCACATGGCGAACACCATCGAATCGCCTACCGCCCACTTGCCTGCGGACCTGCGAGTTCCGGGGGCACGTTATTGCGCTTCGGCCGATTGTCCTCTTGCTGATCCCGGCTTCGACCCGGCAGCCGGCAATCCCGGTTCAAGCGGCCGCGTCGATCCGCCATGGGCATCCACCCAGGGTTGGCAAGGGCTGCTGGGCCAGAACAGCTTTATCGAATTTGCGATGAAGCCCTTTGCCCCAGGCGAAAACGGCGGTATCAAGGGCCATGTGATCTATACCTCTACGCGTCCGTTTGACGATCCGGCATTGCTGTTGCAACTGAGTTGGGAACCTGGCATCGCTAAAGTAAAGGTCAATCTGTACCGGGAAGACACCGGGCCGGACGGCACCAAGACCCTCAAACTCGTGGATACCACGATGACGAGCAGCTGGGATGATTTTGCCCAAGGCTTCCGCAGCGATGGCAAGCCCAACATGAACTGCCCGGGCCAGGAAACCAACAGCCCATTCTATTTCACCATGCAAGGCGGCACCCAGGCGCTGAATCCGACTACGGCGCTGCCCTATGAGGGCCGTTTCAAGTGCTATGACGGCTGGTCGATGCTGAACCAGGTCCAGCCGGCGCCTTACAACGGGATGTACAAATTCCCGAGCGTGACGGCCAGGAATCCGGTCACCGGCAAGCCGACCGCGACCAACTGCACCGGCTGCGTTGCGAATACGTTTGCTGCGGCAACCGACTTTGACTACAACGCGCCGATGCTGCCGCAAGGCAAGTACGTCGTCGAAGTCATCGTGCCTGAGGGTTATGAACTGGTGAAAGAGGAAGACAAGAACATTCTGCTTGGCGACGCGTTTATCGCGCCGGTCACGCAGCAGTTCGCCGGCTTCGGCAACATCTTCATCATGCCTGACCAGGCGGCGATGAACGCCTTCTACAACCCGACCAACCCGATCCAGTCGACCACCAACAACGGTGCGGTAGCCCGGCGTGAAGGCGACACCGGCTCGGTCGAAGTGTTCTGGCCGTGCGTTGGTGATAAGCGCATCGTGCCCGACTACAACAGCCTGTTCCCGGGTGCGGGCCAAGCGGCACCGTTCGCGGGTGCGACACGGCCTTTGTGCGACCGCAAGGAGATTGCGCTCGGCGACCAAATGACGGCGCTGGCGAAGTTCTACCTCTTCAACTCGACGCACGTTGCTGCTGGTTTCGCCGGGACGATCACCAACGACTTCGCGTCCGAGTTCGACCCGTTCTCGCCGCAGTTCGGCGAGAAATTCGCGGTGCCCAATGTGCCGGTTGCGTTCCGTGATTTTTCCGGCAAGGAAATATCGCGCGTCTATGCAGACCAGTGGGGCAACTTCAATGGCATGACCTTCTCGAGCTATACGGTCAATCCGCCTAGTCCGAGCGGTTATGTTCCGCAGGTGATGATCGCCTGCATGAACGATCCGGGCCCGATACCCGACTCGGCCCATCCCGGCCAGACGATCACCGACCCGATGTACAACCCGGCGTACAGCAACTTCTGCTATGAGTGGACGTTCATGCCAGGACAGACGTCATATCTGGACACGCCGGTGATCCCGACCATGGCCTCTGCGGCTGGATACAACCTGCCGGATTGCGAATACATGGATACGACGCCTGCGATCAAGTCGGTGACCGGTACAGCAAGCGGTGGCGGCGCTGGCCCCTGGGTTAGCACAGCCGGACAGTCCCTGACCATCACTGCCCTGGGCGACAAGTCAGTGCTCAACAACGCCTATTCCGGTCCGATGGCCACGGCCGTGCCGTTCAACCAGAAGTTCATCACGCGGCACTATGGCTTCGGCAGCACAGCCGGGACCGTGGCTCTTGTTGGTAGCGACGGCGTTTCCCGTCCGCTGACGGGAGTAAGCTGGAGCGACGGAACGATCACGGGAACGGTGCCAACCATTCCTCCAGCGGCCTCGACCTGCGCGATCCAGCAACGTAATGCACCGGCTACCATGAGATGCGCCCAGCTGGTCATCACTGCTGCCAATGGCAAGCAATCCATCGACACGGTCACCGTGACGATTGGCGGCAAGGCGCCGACCTACGTGACGCCGACCAGCACAAGCATTACGACGTTCGGCCACATCCAGCCCAACCCGCTGCAGACAGCGATCGACAGGGCCGTTCCTGGCGACCTGATCATCGTCGGTCCCGGTACGTACAAGGAGAACCTGCTGATGTGGAAACCGGTGCGGCTGCAAGGCATTGGCGCGGAGTCCGTCATCATCAACGCGGACGCACATCCCGCGGGCAAGATGGACGCCTGGCGTCGGCAACTGAATTGCCTGTTCGGCCTGTCGCTGAACGGCCAACCCATCACCACGAGCAACCCCTACGATCCGACCGGCTTGGGCTACACCTGTCCCAACTCGATGCGTCAGCACGTCGACCGCATCGACTTCGAGGCCATCCTCGGCTGGGACGTCCTCGGCAACGGCAACCTTGCGCAGATGCTGCAGGAACCCACGCTGATGGGTGCCTATGAAGGTGCGGGCGTCACGGTCCTCGGTAAAGGCGTGTGGATGTCGCCAGGCACCTCCGTAGCCGATCAATTCGGCGCTGCGACAGCAGGCGGATTCCCGGCGGACTACAGGTACCTGAATGCCAATGCGGACTGCGCCAACCCGGCCAGCGGCACAGCGTTCTGGCGCGAGTACCAAAGCACCAATTTCCTGTGCAACCCGTCGCGTATCGATGGTATCAGCGTGATCAACAGCTCGCAGGGTGGCGGTGCGGTCTTCGCGCATGCCTGGACCCATAACCTGGAAGTGTCCAACACCCGGGTTCATGGCAACCACGGCACGCTGACGGGCGGCATCACCATCGGTACCGGCGAGTTCCCCGACCCGTTCATCGTGCTCGCTGCGAACGATCCCGATTTCGTGGCCCTGCCGTTCCCGGTTCCGGGTAACACGCCGATCGGTACCCAGCTCGGCTATGGCTTCAACCGCAACGTGCACGTGCACCACAACGCGGTCACCGCCAACGCATCGACTGGTGACGCCCTGTATTCGGGCACGCCTTCGGCGGCTGGTGGCGTCACGTTCAGCCCCGGTGCCGACGGCTACATGTTCAATAACAACTGGGTGTGCGGTAACCTGAGCACGGGCGACTCCGGCGGTGTTTCGCACTCCGGCTTCAGCAACGACGGCACCATGGCGCGCAACTGGATCCTCTTCAACCAGACCCAGAGCCCGACCATACCGACCAATGGCGGCGGCATCGGAGTCATGGGGGCGTCGCCGGATCGGATTATCGCGAGTGGCCCCAACGCTGGCCTTGAGTGCGGCGCGCTGCAAGACCTGGATTGCGCACCGGGGCTGCCCGAAGGCACCGGCCGCAACCTGTTGATCGACGCCAACCTGATCCTCGGCAACAGTGCGGAGAGCGGTACTGGTGGCGGCCTGCGTCTGCAAATGGTCAATGGCCAGGATGTGGTTGCCTTCCCCACCCGTCCGAACCGGGTTGCGGTCGGGCCTCAAGCCCAACGTAGTCCGGGATGGAACGATGTCACCGTGAGCAACAACATCATCGCCAACAACGTGGCTGGATGGGACGGCGGCGGCGTGTCGATGCAGGACGCGTTCAGGGTCAAATTCATCAACAACACGGTGATCAACAACGACACCACGGCTTCGGCGGGGGTGCTGTTCAACACCCTTGGCGCGCCCCTGGCGTCCGTGCCACCACCGGGTTGCAACCCGGTCAGCGACCCGACACAGCCGCAGGATCCGAGCTGCACCAATCCTGTCAAGACCTCGACCAATCAGGCTGCCGGTGTGGTGACGATGCAGAACACGCCGAACATGACAGCCGCCTTGCCGGCGAACGTGGTCTGCCCAACGGGCTTTGGCTATAGCACGCTGGCCAATGGCGCGTGCCGTCAGGTATCCCTCCCGCTGCTGGACAACAACGTGTTGTGGCACAACCGCGCGTTCCACGTCGAGGTGGGTGCGCTGGGCACTGGTCAACAGGCGCAGCAGTCTGTGGTCACCCTGGTGCCCGCCTTGAATCAAACAGCGACTGGTGCATGCGCTACGCAGGGTACCGATGTCGGCGCGCCTGGCAGTGGTGGCCCTGTTAACTACTGGGACATCGGTGTGCGCGGTGACACAAGTCCCGCAGGAGGCAACCAGCTCCTTGGCAACGGCAGCACAGATGCCAGGCTTGTGCCGCGTTACTCGATCCTGTCGAGCGGTGCCTACACGGGTAACAACAACCTCGGCGGCGACCCGTTGGTGGTGAGCCAGTACTGCAATGGCGCACGCATTCCGCCGGAAAATTGCACCGGAGTTGCTGCAGTAGACCAACCAAGATGCAAGGGCTACAACGCGCCGGCCGGACGCTCGGAATTCACCGGGCTGCCCGTGGTATTTGCGCTGAACCAGTTGACAGTGGCTGCGACGGTCGACGAAGGCAACAACTGGATCAACCTGGGTTACGGTCCGCTGTCCTTGATCAATGCCGCCATTGCAGCCGCTGGCACGCCGCAGGCACCGCTTGCGAACTACTCGATCGGGTCTGGTTCGCCGGCGATCAATACTGCAACCGCAACCGGTGCACCGAACCACGACTTCTTCGGTACCCCGCGGCCGCAACGTGGTGGATACGATATCGGGGCTGTTGAATTACGCTAA